One window of the Candidatus Chryseobacterium colombiense genome contains the following:
- a CDS encoding UDP-2,3-diacylglucosamine diphosphatase translates to MLKTTINLEPGKKVYFASDQHFGAPNPKESKVREERFIRWMDEIKHDAQVLFLMGDLFDFWHEWKHVIPKGYVRVLGKIAELKDKGIHIYFFVGNHDLWMKDYLEEEIGCTVFYKKQYFEMGGKQFLLAHGDGLGPGDKGYKRMKKVFTNPVAQWFFKWLHPDIAMKIALYMSQKNKMISGDEDKEFLGEDKEFLIIYSKKKLETEKIDYFIYGHRHLPMVLDLQGKAKYINLGDWISYFTYGVFEKDFELKTFEKK, encoded by the coding sequence GTGTTAAAAACAACCATCAATTTAGAACCTGGAAAAAAAGTATATTTCGCTTCAGATCAGCATTTTGGTGCGCCTAATCCCAAGGAAAGCAAAGTGCGTGAAGAGCGTTTTATCCGTTGGATGGATGAAATTAAACATGATGCTCAGGTTTTATTTTTAATGGGAGATCTCTTTGATTTCTGGCACGAATGGAAACATGTAATTCCAAAAGGCTATGTGCGTGTTTTAGGAAAAATAGCAGAGTTAAAAGATAAGGGAATTCATATTTATTTCTTTGTTGGCAATCATGATCTGTGGATGAAAGATTATCTGGAAGAAGAAATCGGATGTACGGTTTTTTATAAAAAGCAATACTTTGAAATGGGTGGAAAGCAGTTTCTTTTAGCCCATGGAGATGGTTTGGGACCGGGAGATAAAGGATATAAAAGAATGAAAAAAGTCTTTACCAATCCTGTTGCTCAATGGTTTTTCAAATGGCTTCATCCTGATATTGCAATGAAAATAGCATTGTATATGTCACAGAAAAACAAAATGATTTCAGGAGATGAAGACAAGGAATTTCTGGGAGAAGACAAAGAGTTTTTAATTATCTATTCTAAAAAGAAGCTGGAAACCGAAAAAATAGATTACTTCATCTATGGTCATCGCCACCTTCCGATGGTTTTGGATCTGCAAGGAAAGGCGAAGTATATCAATTTGGGAGATTGGATTTCATATTTCACTTACGGTGTTTTTGAAAAAGATTTTGAACTGAAAACTTTCGAAAAAAAATAA
- a CDS encoding alpha/beta hydrolase: protein MSNLILLHGALGHTEVFESFKEELSKYFTVYTPLFSGHGDVQLPQNGISIEKYTQELKEFIAQKNLNDVYIFGHSMGGYVALCYAMENSASVNSIMTLGTKFDWTEEQALKESKMLNPEVIAEKIPKYAESLEKQHGPKWKQLLPAIADMMVSLGKNPPLKNKLSTINIPVQIMVGDKDNMVTLEESMEVYRSLPNAKLAVLPDTKHPMDKVRPNLLLDLMKDFWSLS from the coding sequence ATGTCCAATCTTATTTTACTGCACGGAGCTTTAGGCCACACTGAAGTTTTTGAATCTTTTAAAGAAGAGCTTTCAAAATATTTTACTGTTTACACTCCTTTATTTTCAGGACACGGAGATGTTCAACTTCCCCAAAACGGGATCAGTATTGAAAAGTACACTCAGGAATTAAAGGAATTTATTGCTCAGAAAAATCTGAATGATGTCTATATTTTCGGACATAGTATGGGCGGTTACGTTGCACTTTGTTATGCAATGGAGAATTCTGCCTCAGTCAACTCCATTATGACATTGGGTACAAAATTCGACTGGACAGAAGAGCAGGCCTTGAAAGAAAGCAAAATGCTCAATCCTGAAGTCATTGCAGAAAAAATTCCAAAATATGCAGAATCATTAGAAAAACAACACGGTCCAAAATGGAAACAGTTACTTCCAGCTATTGCAGACATGATGGTTTCCTTAGGAAAAAATCCACCGTTGAAAAATAAGCTGTCAACCATTAATATCCCTGTTCAGATCATGGTTGGAGACAAAGACAATATGGTAACGTTGGAAGAAAGTATGGAAGTTTACAGAAGTCTTCCGAATGCAAAATTGGCCGTACTTCCCGACACAAAGCATCCGATGGATAAAGTAAGACCAAATTTATTATTAGATTTAATGAAAGATTTCTGGAGTCTTTCTTAA
- the aceA gene encoding isocitrate lyase: MKTTQEQIQEIEKDWLENPRWNGVKRPYTAEDVLKLRGSYKLEYTIAAEMSKKFWNKLTTQDFVAGLGALTGNQAVQEVDAGLEAIYLSGWQVAADANLSGEMYPDQSLYPANSVPSVVKKINNALLRADQIQSVNGGGEKEYLVPIIADAEAGFGGNLNAYELMKQMIEAGAAAVHFEDQLSSAKKCGHLGGKVLVPTQEAVNKLISARLAADVLGVPTLIIARTDADAADLLTSDIDDRDKKFVTGERTSEGFYVVKNGVEQGIDRGLSYAPYADLIWMETSNPDLEQARRFAEGIHAKFPGKMLAYNCSPSFNWAARLSVDEMLNFREELAKMGYKFQFITLAGFHALNTAMFELALAYKEKGMAGYSELQEREFALQKQGFRAVKHQSFVGTGYFDEVQNIVTNGSSATVAMKDSTETAQFH, encoded by the coding sequence ATGAAAACAACACAGGAACAAATCCAGGAAATAGAAAAAGACTGGCTTGAAAATCCAAGATGGAACGGTGTGAAAAGACCGTATACAGCTGAAGATGTGCTGAAACTTCGTGGTTCTTATAAATTGGAATACACGATTGCAGCAGAAATGTCCAAGAAATTCTGGAACAAACTAACTACTCAGGATTTTGTTGCCGGATTAGGTGCTTTAACCGGAAACCAGGCGGTACAGGAAGTAGATGCTGGTTTAGAAGCAATATACCTTTCAGGATGGCAGGTTGCTGCGGATGCAAACTTATCTGGAGAAATGTATCCTGATCAGTCGTTGTATCCGGCAAACTCAGTACCTTCTGTAGTGAAAAAAATAAATAATGCTTTGCTGAGAGCGGATCAGATCCAATCCGTAAACGGTGGTGGAGAAAAAGAATATCTGGTTCCGATCATTGCAGATGCGGAAGCGGGTTTTGGTGGTAATTTAAATGCTTATGAACTCATGAAGCAGATGATTGAAGCAGGAGCAGCTGCGGTACATTTTGAAGATCAGCTGTCTTCAGCGAAAAAATGTGGTCATTTAGGCGGGAAAGTCTTGGTTCCCACTCAGGAAGCTGTGAATAAACTGATTTCAGCTCGTTTGGCTGCAGATGTTTTAGGGGTTCCGACTTTAATTATTGCAAGAACGGATGCTGATGCAGCGGATCTGCTTACTTCGGATATTGATGACAGAGATAAAAAATTTGTTACGGGAGAAAGAACTTCGGAAGGATTTTATGTTGTGAAAAATGGAGTGGAGCAGGGAATCGACAGAGGATTGTCCTACGCTCCGTACGCAGATCTGATCTGGATGGAAACTTCAAACCCCGATCTGGAGCAGGCAAGACGTTTTGCAGAAGGAATTCATGCTAAATTTCCGGGTAAAATGTTGGCTTATAATTGTTCACCATCTTTTAACTGGGCAGCAAGATTAAGTGTTGATGAGATGTTAAACTTCCGGGAAGAATTGGCGAAAATGGGTTACAAATTCCAGTTTATCACATTGGCAGGTTTCCATGCATTAAATACAGCAATGTTTGAACTGGCTTTAGCTTATAAAGAAAAAGGAATGGCTGGTTATTCTGAATTACAGGAACGTGAATTTGCTTTACAGAAACAGGGTTTCAGAGCAGTGAAACACCAGTCTTTTGTTGGGACCGGATATTTTGATGAGGTACAGAATATTGTGACCAATGGTTCTTCTGCAACGGTGGCAATGAAAGATTCTACAGAAACGGCACAATTTCATTAG
- a CDS encoding 6-carboxytetrahydropterin synthase has translation MIRITKIFTFETAHVLYNYDGKCKNMHGHSYKLFVTVKGRPINDLENPKNGMVVDFGDIKTIVKSEIVDVWDHAVMINALSPHKELGEGLENQGHKVIYCSFQPTCENMLYAIAAKIKSRLPEGISLAYLKLHETENSYGEWFAEDNQ, from the coding sequence ATGATACGTATTACAAAAATTTTTACATTCGAAACAGCTCATGTGCTGTATAATTATGACGGAAAATGTAAAAATATGCATGGGCATTCCTATAAACTATTCGTAACGGTGAAAGGAAGACCGATAAATGATTTGGAGAACCCTAAAAATGGAATGGTGGTAGATTTTGGCGATATTAAAACGATTGTGAAATCTGAAATTGTAGATGTGTGGGATCATGCAGTGATGATCAATGCGCTTTCTCCTCATAAAGAATTAGGAGAAGGTCTTGAAAACCAGGGGCATAAAGTGATTTATTGTTCATTTCAGCCGACCTGCGAAAATATGTTATACGCTATTGCCGCGAAAATAAAGTCGAGACTTCCGGAAGGAATTTCTCTGGCTTATCTTAAACTTCATGAAACGGAAAACTCTTACGGAGAGTGGTTTGCAGAAGATAATCAGTAA
- a CDS encoding phosphoribosyltransferase family protein translates to MILDLLFPNRCIHCNRIIDGNVFVCNLCFEQIHFTHFNYFENNYLKERCKLLFPVENAFALMQFEKENLSRKIVHELKYKNREKIGKILADWTAERLDFNNKKPDLLISVPLHSKKLKERGYNQLHLFTETLSKFYEIPFSHDLIKRNHYSKAQALKNKQHRLETENTFSITQNITGKHIVLIDDVFTTGNTLSTIAWEILNAGDNQVSVLVMAIDA, encoded by the coding sequence ATGATTTTAGATCTCTTATTCCCAAATCGTTGCATCCATTGCAACCGGATTATTGACGGCAATGTATTTGTCTGCAATCTTTGTTTTGAGCAAATCCACTTCACTCATTTTAATTATTTTGAAAACAATTACCTGAAGGAAAGATGCAAATTACTATTTCCTGTTGAGAACGCTTTTGCTTTGATGCAGTTTGAAAAAGAGAACTTAAGCAGAAAAATTGTGCATGAGCTGAAATATAAAAACAGAGAAAAGATCGGAAAAATTCTTGCAGACTGGACCGCTGAACGATTAGATTTTAACAATAAAAAACCCGATTTACTGATTTCCGTTCCGCTGCATTCCAAAAAACTGAAAGAGAGAGGGTATAATCAATTGCATTTATTTACCGAAACTTTATCTAAGTTTTATGAAATTCCTTTCAGTCATGATCTGATTAAAAGAAATCATTATTCAAAAGCTCAGGCTTTGAAAAATAAGCAACACCGCCTGGAAACTGAAAACACTTTTTCCATCACGCAAAATATTACAGGGAAACATATAGTATTAATTGATGATGTTTTCACCACAGGAAATACGTTATCAACCATTGCCTGGGAAATATTAAATGCAGGAGATAACCAAGTAAGCGTTCTTGTTATGGCGATTGATGCTTAA
- the upp gene encoding uracil phosphoribosyltransferase, giving the protein MLTILSQNFSLVNSWINELRNIEIQHDRMRFRRNMERIGEIAAFEISKSLEQKEIEIQTPLDTIKVKEIAVQPVITTILRAGVPLFEGILNYLDKADCGFVAAYRKHDANDYFSIKQDYLTCPNIEGRPLIVADPMLATGASLIEAIKDLLTNGNPTELHIVAAIASRQGVETIEKAYPNAKIWVGAIDENLTSKGYITPGLGDAGDLSYGEKLQR; this is encoded by the coding sequence ATGCTTACTATTTTGTCGCAAAATTTTTCTCTGGTAAATTCCTGGATTAATGAACTTAGAAATATTGAAATCCAGCACGATCGAATGCGATTCCGTAGAAATATGGAAAGAATCGGGGAAATTGCGGCTTTTGAAATCAGTAAAAGTTTAGAACAGAAAGAAATTGAAATTCAGACCCCTTTAGATACAATAAAGGTAAAAGAAATAGCAGTTCAGCCAGTCATTACAACCATATTAAGAGCAGGAGTTCCTTTATTTGAAGGGATTTTAAATTATCTTGATAAAGCGGATTGCGGTTTTGTAGCGGCCTATAGGAAACATGATGCTAATGATTATTTTTCTATTAAACAGGATTATTTAACCTGTCCGAATATCGAAGGCAGACCTTTAATTGTAGCAGATCCGATGTTGGCAACTGGAGCATCTTTAATTGAAGCGATCAAAGATTTATTAACCAACGGAAATCCGACCGAGCTTCATATTGTTGCGGCTATTGCTTCAAGACAAGGGGTTGAAACCATAGAAAAAGCATATCCTAATGCAAAAATATGGGTAGGAGCAATTGATGAAAATTTAACTTCAAAAGGCTATATCACACCGGGATTAGGAGATGCCGGAGATTTAAGTTATGGAGAAAAACTTCAAAGGTAA
- the aceB gene encoding malate synthase A gives METKTQLKIKSEKQFEEIFTNDLIDFLVELHQNFNPKRLELLEDRKKTQQEFDQRILPGFLPETREIRTGNWVCAPLPEDLLDRRVEITGPVDRKMIINALNSGASTFMADFEDSNSPTWKNCMEGQLNLSDAISRKIDFTNEQGKSYHLNERTAVLLVRPRGLHLNEKHIEINGEQVSASLIDFGIYFFRNAEKLLQNGSGPYFYLPKLEHYKEARWWNDVFAFSQNYLGIPQGTIKATVLIETITASFQIDEILFELKEHSSGLNCGRWDYIFSFIKKFRNLPEFIVPDRDQVTMTSSFMSAYSKRVIEVCHKRNVHAIGGMAAQIPIKNDYEANSIAFGKVRSDKEREVKNGHDGTWVAHPALVSVAKSIFDQFMPSPNQIDKKFDYHITESDLLEIPKGEITEKGVRKNINVGILYIESWLMGVGAAAIYNLMEDAATAEISRTQVWQWLKNEAVLNDDRTLTREMILQWEFEELERIEKYVGSERFKNGKFSLAKELFNELIFCENFAEFLTLKAYPFI, from the coding sequence ATGGAAACTAAAACTCAATTGAAAATAAAGTCAGAGAAACAGTTTGAAGAAATTTTTACCAATGATTTAATCGATTTTTTAGTAGAGCTTCATCAGAATTTTAATCCGAAAAGATTGGAGCTTTTAGAAGACAGAAAAAAGACACAGCAGGAATTTGATCAAAGAATTCTTCCTGGATTTTTACCTGAAACCAGAGAAATCCGAACAGGAAATTGGGTTTGTGCTCCTCTTCCCGAAGATTTATTGGACAGGCGAGTGGAAATTACAGGACCTGTTGATCGTAAAATGATTATCAACGCCCTGAATTCGGGAGCTTCAACTTTTATGGCTGATTTTGAAGACAGTAATTCTCCCACATGGAAAAACTGTATGGAAGGACAGCTTAATCTTTCCGATGCAATCAGTAGAAAAATTGATTTTACAAATGAGCAGGGAAAATCATATCATTTGAATGAGAGAACAGCGGTTTTATTAGTTCGTCCACGTGGACTGCATTTAAATGAAAAGCATATTGAAATTAATGGTGAACAGGTTTCAGCGTCGTTAATTGATTTTGGAATCTATTTTTTCAGAAACGCAGAAAAACTTTTGCAAAATGGGAGTGGTCCTTATTTTTATCTTCCCAAACTAGAGCATTACAAAGAAGCCCGTTGGTGGAATGACGTTTTCGCCTTTTCTCAAAATTATCTGGGAATTCCACAAGGGACCATTAAAGCAACAGTTCTGATAGAAACCATTACCGCTTCGTTTCAAATTGATGAAATTTTATTTGAATTAAAAGAACACAGTTCTGGTTTGAATTGCGGACGTTGGGATTATATTTTTTCATTCATCAAAAAATTCAGAAACCTTCCTGAATTTATCGTTCCGGATAGAGATCAGGTGACAATGACTTCGTCTTTCATGAGTGCGTATTCAAAAAGGGTGATCGAGGTTTGTCATAAAAGAAATGTTCACGCAATTGGGGGAATGGCGGCACAAATTCCGATAAAAAACGACTATGAAGCCAATAGTATTGCTTTCGGAAAAGTGAGAAGCGATAAGGAAAGAGAAGTAAAAAACGGACACGACGGAACCTGGGTTGCACATCCTGCGCTGGTTTCGGTAGCAAAAAGCATTTTCGATCAGTTTATGCCTTCTCCAAATCAGATTGATAAAAAGTTTGATTATCACATCACAGAAAGTGATTTGCTTGAGATTCCAAAAGGAGAAATTACGGAAAAAGGAGTTCGGAAAAATATCAATGTAGGAATTCTTTACATCGAATCCTGGTTAATGGGAGTAGGTGCAGCTGCAATTTATAATTTAATGGAAGATGCGGCAACAGCAGAAATATCGAGAACTCAGGTATGGCAATGGCTGAAGAATGAAGCGGTGCTGAATGATGACAGAACCTTAACCAGAGAAATGATTCTTCAGTGGGAATTCGAAGAACTGGAACGTATTGAAAAATATGTTGGTTCAGAGCGATTTAAAAACGGGAAATTCAGTCTGGCAAAAGAACTTTTTAATGAACTGATTTTCTGTGAAAACTTTGCGGAATTTCTGACTCTGAAAGCTTATCCTTTTATATAG
- a CDS encoding helix-turn-helix transcriptional regulator, with translation MNSDSDFIKTVFGLKLKQQRQKKNWSLQGLALKTGLSKSYLNEIENGKKYPKHDKIIQLSEALNCTFDDLVSTKLDKSLAPFNEILQSDFFKEIPLELFGINKNNLISIISDAPKKVTAFINALIEISQNYNLGKERFYFAVLRSFQELYDNYFPEIEEKALLFAEENQLEISKNLQPDILENILIERFNYSIQSENFEQYETLDKLRSLFVPEKKLLLLNRKLEQDQKTFILAKEIGFNVLELKIRPNTYSWLDFGSFEEILNNFYASYFAGALLISKEETIEKTSEFFLQNDWNPCNFENLIESFTHSPETFYYRLTNVLSSGLGIKDLFYLCLVKKKNSDKIQILKELHLNHQQAPHANATNEHYCRRWIAVKNLHHLKENETLTDAQISHYKDQGFSYLVISTSQKNPFSDGSNRSYCLGILLNSQTIKKINFIKSPTLKTINVGVTCESCSIADCEVRQAPPIRLEKEHFNSSMKNSIEKLRKDIL, from the coding sequence ATGAATTCAGACAGCGACTTTATTAAAACGGTTTTCGGGTTAAAACTCAAACAACAGAGACAGAAGAAAAACTGGTCTTTGCAGGGCCTTGCATTGAAAACAGGATTATCAAAATCCTATCTGAATGAAATTGAAAACGGAAAAAAATACCCGAAGCATGATAAAATCATCCAGCTTTCCGAAGCATTAAACTGTACTTTTGATGATCTGGTTTCTACAAAGCTTGATAAAAGCCTTGCCCCGTTTAATGAAATTCTGCAGTCTGATTTTTTTAAAGAAATTCCTTTGGAACTTTTCGGGATCAATAAAAACAATCTGATCAGCATTATCAGTGATGCGCCCAAAAAAGTGACCGCTTTCATCAATGCTTTAATTGAAATTTCACAGAATTATAATTTAGGAAAAGAAAGATTTTACTTTGCCGTATTACGGTCGTTTCAGGAATTATATGACAATTATTTTCCGGAAATTGAAGAAAAGGCATTGCTTTTTGCGGAAGAAAACCAATTAGAAATCAGTAAAAATTTACAGCCAGATATTTTAGAAAACATTTTGATTGAGAGATTTAATTACAGTATTCAATCTGAAAATTTCGAGCAATATGAAACTTTGGATAAACTCCGTTCTTTGTTTGTTCCTGAAAAGAAATTACTACTTTTAAACAGAAAATTAGAACAGGATCAGAAAACTTTTATTCTTGCTAAGGAAATAGGCTTCAATGTATTGGAACTTAAAATTCGCCCAAACACCTATTCATGGCTGGATTTTGGAAGTTTTGAAGAAATATTGAATAATTTTTACGCTTCTTATTTTGCAGGAGCATTATTGATTTCAAAAGAAGAAACTATCGAGAAAACTTCTGAATTCTTCCTGCAAAACGATTGGAATCCCTGTAATTTTGAAAATCTGATTGAAAGTTTCACCCATTCCCCTGAAACATTCTATTATCGGTTAACCAACGTACTTTCTTCCGGATTGGGAATTAAGGATCTGTTTTATTTATGTCTGGTCAAAAAGAAAAATTCAGATAAAATTCAGATTTTAAAAGAACTCCACTTAAATCACCAGCAAGCTCCACATGCGAATGCGACCAATGAACATTATTGCAGAAGATGGATTGCCGTAAAAAATCTTCATCATTTAAAGGAAAATGAAACATTAACAGATGCCCAGATTTCACATTACAAAGATCAGGGTTTCAGTTACCTGGTAATTTCCACTTCCCAGAAAAACCCTTTCTCCGACGGGAGCAACCGAAGCTATTGTTTAGGGATTTTATTGAATTCTCAAACCATTAAAAAAATTAATTTCATCAAATCTCCTACTTTGAAAACCATTAATGTGGGAGTAACCTGTGAATCCTGCAGTATCGCCGATTGTGAAGTAAGGCAAGCTCCACCAATCCGTTTAGAAAAGGAACACTTCAATTCCAGCATGAAGAATTCCATTGAAAAATTGAGGAAAGATATTTTGTAA
- a CDS encoding Yip1 family protein, translating into MEIKNTEDQFAEFEKYDVLSDQDIFTKIWTEPKRIFTFINEAKYEKYLYVIMFLAGISSAFDRASSKNMGENSSLVSIVLICIIMGGLLGWISYYIYAALLSWTGKWLNGSGDTSSIFRIIVYATIPSVVSLVFLIPQIAVYGGNLFKDIDYASEGILVNVVFWTSAFCEFSLSIVTLIFTVIGLSVVQKFSIGKAILNLILPILIIVVPILLLIIVFSR; encoded by the coding sequence ATGGAAATAAAAAACACAGAAGATCAGTTTGCCGAATTTGAAAAATATGATGTTCTTTCAGATCAGGATATTTTCACGAAAATTTGGACAGAACCCAAACGAATTTTTACATTTATTAACGAGGCAAAATATGAGAAATATTTGTATGTTATAATGTTTCTCGCCGGTATATCAAGTGCTTTTGATCGTGCTTCTTCAAAAAACATGGGAGAAAATTCTTCTCTTGTTTCTATAGTCCTCATTTGTATTATAATGGGTGGGCTTTTAGGTTGGATTTCCTATTATATATATGCGGCATTACTGAGTTGGACAGGAAAGTGGTTAAATGGTTCGGGCGATACATCATCAATATTCAGGATAATAGTATATGCAACGATTCCATCTGTTGTTTCTCTGGTTTTTCTAATTCCGCAAATTGCTGTTTACGGAGGAAATCTATTTAAAGATATTGACTATGCTTCTGAAGGAATTTTAGTTAATGTTGTTTTTTGGACTTCTGCATTTTGTGAATTTAGCTTGTCGATTGTAACGTTAATTTTTACAGTCATTGGCCTTTCTGTGGTGCAAAAATTTTCTATTGGGAAAGCAATCCTGAATTTAATTTTGCCCATACTGATTATAGTAGTTCCAATCTTGCTACTGATTATTGTATTTTCAAGATAG
- a CDS encoding thioesterase family protein, whose amino-acid sequence MSLIFEKQIQVTEEHIDGNNHVNNVQYVHWVEEIAGEHWDFVKHKTEFSEFAWMLLDHHIQYKKQVYLNDVITIKTYPKAPEGIRQPRKVEFYCNDQLVVDSSTLWVLVDVETQRIKRLESDWLDKL is encoded by the coding sequence ATGAGTTTGATTTTTGAAAAACAGATACAGGTTACGGAAGAACATATTGATGGAAATAATCATGTCAACAATGTACAGTATGTTCATTGGGTAGAAGAAATTGCCGGGGAGCATTGGGATTTTGTAAAACATAAAACCGAGTTTTCAGAATTCGCATGGATGCTTCTCGATCATCATATTCAATATAAAAAACAGGTCTATCTTAATGATGTTATTACCATAAAAACTTATCCGAAGGCACCTGAAGGAATTCGACAGCCGAGAAAAGTTGAATTTTACTGCAATGATCAGTTGGTCGTGGATTCAAGTACGCTTTGGGTGTTGGTAGATGTGGAAACGCAGAGAATTAAAAGATTGGAAAGTGATTGGCTGGATAAATTGTGA